tttaaggCTATTGCCGGTGGAACCGCAAATACAGTACTAACATTGAACTTATCTGAAAAGATCCGAaaatatcgtttttttttcttattcactTAGTTCTTAGTAATTTGTCCCAATCCTGTATAGCTACGGTGTAGGTACGGACATAAAACTACGGAAAAATGGTTCCCTAATTATCAGAACTGGACTTTAGATATTCGACGATACGACGATAGGCTCATTAAGGTAGTACAGCATATTATCATCTCTATAAAAATTCATTACGTTGCAAATCAAATTACATTATTTCCATCTCGTTAATAGCAGAAAAACAGATGTGCATACCACACAAATTATTTATCGAAACATTCGACGTCGAATAATTCACAGAGATATCTTTCATCACAGGTCGACGATATTATGTGGTTAGAGGAATCCGCAAAATGCAATTTATGGATAACTTTTTTATCTTAACGACAAAAAGCAGACATTCACTGACTTCCAGCCAAATTCATTTCCGATTGCAATGAAATAGTGCAAGGAAGTGTTGAGGTCGTTATACCCATGATAATACCATAACTCAAATAACAGAAAATCGTAGAAAAAGGATAGATAACATTAAAAATAGCTGTTCTATTTATACATTAGATCTTTCGGTTCCAAGTGTTAGTTCATAAATTCATCAACAAGTTATTTCCAATAACTTGAAGCGTATTTGAGGAGAAGTAAAGAACTGCAGCCTTATCGAACAAAGGATTggaaaaaatttgttgaaattttcttcgGCCAAATGCATTATTTACACCAGTTCAAGTCAGGGAAAGATAAAGTATaataaaaactataaaaaatttacggAATTTTTTCGCTTTTAATGTAAGATCAAGATAGGCGTTTTCAATTATTATCAACTCAGAggttaaaataaaattttccagTCACCTAAAATATTCAAACTACTGAAATTTTCCTTAAACAGTGCATTTTTATCGAACTTGGGAACCTTGAGGTGGTTAAAATTAAACAATGGGTTCAAGTACAGAACATGAGCTAAAATTCAAGCATTCACAGatccacccaattttttatttcaagagGTTTCGTTAAAAATGGAGGCGTGAACTGTTTCTCTCGTgatgtttttcaaaatattattactgaaaattgaaaatgatcaaCCAATAATCGAATTTATAATCGACAACTTCAATTTTCGATCACCATCATGATATGCCACGTCTTCAATGGCTAGTTACTATTCCTACCTTTCAACGTTTTGATGTTTAAAAGATTTGAGTATCCAATTCTATTAATAATGCCCGTGTAATTATAAAAATAGCTTTATTTATAGTGGAACTCATATCTAAGCAAACTATAAAATTGAAAGCAAACTTCTGTTTCATGTCATAATCTACATTCAGATATGTATCaaatttagatctacgatgatttgtTTGGGAGATGCGCTTGTtttgacctttgaaaaattcccaTAAAGATTGGGTCGGTTAAAAAGACCGAAAGGTGGCACCTAGCTCGATGAAAATTAGAGATTTATCACTAAATGAGTACCTTTTTTACAATATGTATTACTCTCAGATCTGAAATGATTTTTCTAGGAGATGAGACCTCCGCAAAATTcccagttaaaaattcgtcaagaccgaacgaatAAACTAAACTCGATAAAATTTCGAGATTCATTGGTAGAAGAGTTGCacgttttttgtttcattcgaatcttatgaaattttatataaggaaatacaataaatattatAACCAAATAGCTGAAATTTTTCAGTCCAATATCAAGTTGACTCCACTTGCTGATTATTGTAGTTATATTTTGACATAAATTTTCATCATCAGTATTAAAAAGATGCAACATAAATCACAGCATGGTTAATTACTTTAAGAACCAAATAGATGCAATCTATAAGGTAATAATTCCTGGAGCATTCAGAGATCTCTATAATTAACATAGGTAACGTTTTTGttcatcaataaaaattcataaaatgtgTGAAGGTTCGTTGTAACTGAcattgaaatatgaattatatTGTAACTATACTACATGGAAAAAGAGTATTATTGTATTTAAATGATGGTCATCAATTCGAAATATCCATTTCAGCTCGCGAAACATAATTTTCAATGTTGTGAGAGGTTGTGCATGTTCGaagtacatttttttttaattaatatttTATGGATTATAAAGATCATTTGAAAATATTGCATTTTAAAATCGTTTCATTCACGTTTATGGATAATAATTTTATGTTACAGGTTGCAGTGAAACAAACTCTCCAACAACAataaattctcgattgaaaatcGACTTAGGATTTTTTTATTGCCTCCTTACTCCCATAGAATGTCTACTCAATTTCTAGGAATGAAagtataattatttttcaggtgTCATCTCAAGAAAGCTGTATTTTATAAGCAGGAGATCctcaaaaaagaaatttttatgaatatgacaaattatttcttgacaaggaatcattctttgaattttttctcaacTTTATTTAGGTGCACATTTACACCCTGTTTATGATCATAATCCCATATTAACTTTCGGTGTATGAACTACCGCAAAGAAAAGAATAAATAAGTTTGTGAAGCACCAATTGAAAGTAGTAGTAACAGTCGTTTATTGCAAATATAAGCATATAAGCAATTGGCCATCGacctgaggtccttcagcctaaaccaattgaaatattttttgtattcaaaTAACTTTTATTAATGGTCAAAGGAATTTATGACGAAAAACTGATCTTGAGTACCAGAATTCTATACTAAAATTTCTATAATAAGTTGGCGAATTGTCTTTACTGAATAAATATACTctttttttacaaatttttctatctagaaaaacaaaacaatatcaTATATGAATATGGAACAAAAGTAACTGTTCATTACTTGTTCATTGAGTCAAAATTTGTGGAGAACGGCAGAACAAAAACATCCTACTTTTCTGCTatccaaaatatttcaacttcatgaaaacatttttcttttttgtgatAATATGCTGTTATATATGCCGAAAATGTAGCACTTGAGATTTCATGAAACCTAAAATTACATTCAAGTACTTATATCCAAAAATATTTCCCACTGAAACTCCATCTGTATTTTCATCAAATCAGTTCTTCTCCCTCTGTTGGGGATTCTGGAAATGTCTGTGAAATTTCTTCCGAAATAATCGCGTTTTTACTTACTATTCAAAGAACTTCCGATCTTCTCCAATCTAGTCCTGATGTTAGTGGTGGAATtggtaaaatttttcaaaacctgCTCTAGTTCACTATTGTTATGATACTTAAAAGTTAAACACGAACATTCTAGCACAATACAAAAAAAGACGAGAAGTGTTAAACACAGTTCATGAAGCCGCTCGCACCACATCTCAATTTCGGGAAATTAGTCCAGGAACCCCGTACCAAGCCAGCGATCCAGCTGAGGAATAGTAGCGTCAAACCATATCAACTTCGCCTGCTGTGTACTTTATTTATCGTGTTGTCAGGAAACCAGACTCAGTATGAATTAGATATTATTGAATCAGATATACACCTATTCCTACTATAATTAGGTCGGAAAGCGATTAATAAGTTCATTGGTGAAAACTCTATCGGTGCCGACTGGTGGTAATGCAAGGTTAGCGCTGCGTGTATGAAACAGAAATGCGCAAATATGTTCGGAAAACTCAAAGCTACCTTTAGCAGCAGATTGGAAATTGAATCTGCTTCCACTCTCAGCGACCAATAGACCTGTACCTACGAGTACAACAACAACGTGGGCTTGAATTCTATAATGATTACTCAGTTACCTACTGCATTATCCACTATACTGGGTGATTCACGAAGACCGTTCGTATTTCAATCAAAGACTCGAGATAAACACTTAAAATTTTATAATTAAGCCTTGTTAGGAGAGATGTATTCCAGGAAAATAATTAAGATTCCTTCGACTTCATAtaacaaaactttttttaatcTTTATTTTGAACATTGTTTTAATGAGTCACTGACATATTATTCTCAGAAAATTcgtatttttttcttcaccatgaCTTCTGAAGAATGGATGACTCTTTAATAATGTAAACGAGAACCAGACCATGAGATTTTATCCTTTATCTTGGAAAATAAGCATTTAAAAGCAGTGGTATATACACTATTTTTTAACGTACATAATACCAGCTgaccaataaaaaaattagttttgagGTTTTAATCGTGACTGACTTTGACATTGAAATAGAAACATCCTGTATGTTCAACGGAATTTTTAATTAATGAAGGAGAAGCATTGGTATGTTTTGTTATAGAAGGTACTAGCtagaaaattatgaattttcatgcAAAGATTtacattgaaaattttaaggGTTTTTTAATTTCCTAAGAAAAATATGCAAGTGACACCTTAAAATAATGTAGAATTCAATGGGTAATCTGATTATCAGTCGAACGTTTCTGAATTCATCTCTTCTAACAAAGCTCAACTAAACTAAAATTTCAAGTGTTTATATATTAAGTCTTCCTTTGAAATATTCTAACGAACGGTCttcgtgaatcaccctgtatcatGGTCTTTCACGCAAAGTGTACATTGGACCTATCCATACAAGAAACAGAATGAGATTGTTTACGGATGAATGGGATTGTGATTTTTCAAAAAAGCATTGCAAATTTCGCTTGAAGAATTATCACTTCAGAGAAGCTTAGGTAATCTACTCTActactggaaaaaaaattatatgaaagacccacaccaGTTTTTATAATCACCGCTCAAATTTTTTCGCTACGCTTTATTGACACCCTCTATTATTTCATGGGAATTCTAATTATAATTACTCAATAACTGACCGAGTTTAAATCTGGCATTATAACAGATAATATCTTGCGTATCACTGTTGTCGGTAACAGGTACAATCCAAAAGCACTGACATGAAATTAAACTGTAAGATTATCCATTTTGCCATCACTGTATAACTTTCTTGAAAGAATAAAACTGTAGTCAGCATGGAAaatccttttttttattttctgagTATGCCTTCTTGGATAAAGGAGTAGATGCAAGTATGCAAAAAATTATCATCTCTAGTAACGTACACAAATAGAAGTACCTTCCTGGAATGAAGTTTTGAATAACAATGCATGACTAACGATATAGGTCATATGAAAACTCCCATAAAAGCAAATTCTATAAACCAGTAAACAATATCCCATGTGTGAACCTTGAAATCAACAATTCAATAGCACAGATTGATGGGTCACTGCATCATTACGTATCCTAGGTAATAATAACGGAGAAATCGTTAGATGATTGCAAGATTTGTGTAGGTGGTTTCCTATAATTTAAATGATCATTTTCGGAATGAATATTCCCATGAAATACCAATTGTTGGATACTGGAGGTTTGGAGAAGATATTTatatttcctatttttcatATCTACATATCCATCACAGAGAAGACAAATAAAATTCCTAAgcagaaaaaattattatcttACTTTCGATTCTTTTTGGTTCAAATAAAACGTGAGCCATTATGAAGTATTCAACCTATCGCTTCATATATTCAAATTAAAGGTGAAAATTAAACGTTATCAAGCTTTGAAGTTGAACATCCGTTGTGGTTTTCAATCCGGTAGATAGATCCTCATTAATCGGAATTGTGGGTTCTTATTTGTTAATTAAACTTCGACAAATGACCTTTAAacatacatatatgtattttgTAGATCCGGACAATCTAATTGAAGGTTTAGCTTTCATGACTTGGTAGCAGAAAGATTCTTACTTCGTAAAATTTTATAGTGCTCACTTGAAATAGACACTATTGGTACTAGTTAGGTacccacaattttttttttcaattttattcatttcattctagcAAAGTTTCATAATTGCCTTGCATAAGTTTAAGAGTTTCCAAAGAACTATCATAGATATTATTATGTCGATTGAATTCAGTACCAGAATTAAGCACCATGAATCCTTCCGcatattcattgaaaaattcaaaattattgcgATGATAATACCTACTTATTTTTTAATAACcgaatcttaattttttttgcattgttACACAAAGGAAGAAAACAAACAGACTTTCAGACtagtttattattcattttctcgattttgtatttttttctaatgaagaatgatgaaattcaagaaattaaaaattaaatcgTTTCTTCTATAATATATTTCAATCAATAAAATCAGTTAAGAAAAAATGTGGAAATAATACGCGAGATTCCATTTATTTCAGGGATATAAAATTATCTGTACTGCGCACTAAGCTCGAATTAGATTCCCTTTGAATCATTGAAATAAAATCTGCCTTCTGGCTAGGAAAACCTGTCAGCTGTGTTATCCTAGGTGCCTTATCGTACCAACATTTATAGAAACAGTAATTATGTACATATCTTATCGCAGTTCATGAGCAATATAAATTCAGGACACACGGAGTTCTGTTGTGTTTAACTAGGATCGATTCATTACTATTTCCAATTTGGTTAGTTTGGGAAATTCTTCGTCTTCATATTCTACAATGAATGTGTTCTCAACGGTTTCATAGCCATCTGCGTCAACCTGCAATCAGAACAAAATAAGAGTTCAATAGAGATGAAAACCCTTAGTCGAACTGTCCAGATTGATATGTTCTTCGATAATATCATCAACCTGTTTTTATTCAGCAATTATTTCAGCCCTTTCAATCATTTTTATCTAACCGAAGGTGTTAGTATAATCTTATTGGAAATGAATTACTGAAATAACGTTTTTATGTGTGTGTTTGTACCATTCAAAAATGTAACCAAATAACCTTGGTTCCATTGAGAATTTTTAACATATAAAGAGGAAAAAATGCTTTATCTTCGAGGAAAACTTCGTAGTCCACCGCATTTTCGGGAATATCCTGAATTATTTTGGGTGTGAATGGATTTCTTCTTCTCATTCAACTTCAGAGAATATTTTTCCTCGTTTGATTTTCACACGAATTATTGTTTCTTATCAATCAGTCTTACCCTCAAGTAATATTTTCCTGGTAAAAGAATTTTCCATAATCTACCATCTTCGTTGGTGTGAATAACCTTGTCTATGCCCAAAATAGTTACATTTGCATTTGTTATTGGTTTTCCGGTATTTGACTCTCTGACATTAGCTGTGACACCTCGGTTTGCTTCACAACAAAACATGATGAGagactggaaaaaaaattaaaaaaaaaattgtgtcttACAGTAGTAATTAAGATATGaacttgaaatgaataatattttcctGTTCACAATATAAAAGAGTGattgaagaaatattgaaaataattgagaaaataatatataaataaattcatCACCTTCTTGTTCTGTTCCCAAATTTCTGTAAGGTTTTCCTCGGGTGGGTATTTGCAAcaggatatttcaaaagttAAAGCCATGGTTCCATGCTCAATAtaattataatcttgcatacCACCtgcaaatttttgtaaatatttaATAGCTCCTTCCGAAAGAATGAGGATATATCATGAAAATCTATCTAGCTATAATTAATGAGAAAAACAGCAACTTCTGGTCgacaaaaactttcaaaattataCAATATATACGTAGTGATTACGGAAGATACAGCAAAATGCAGGAGCTGATTCCTTGCcgaaaatattgtaatatttcaTGAGGAAATATGAGATAAATATTCACCATTTCTGAGAAATAGGGTGTCAAATATGGAAACATTATCCAAGTTTTACTTAATGAATTGAAAATGCAAGAGATAGATCGTGAAATTTATGAATTAATCTTTCGTTATTCTGAaaagtttttcttgaaaacggTTGAGTTTAGAGTATTCGATTAAGAGTACCTTCTTTTGGCCAAACACCCAAGACAGATTTATTGATGTAACTTAAGAACAATAATTGAAGTCTGGAATCTTCATTATTCAATATGGCTACATAAAAGAAAGAATAATAATCCTACCCAAAAAGTAATACCATGATGCTCCTCTTGTGATACCACCTGGAAAAGTTTCATTATCACAGAAAATCGTTTGCTGGTACATGACAACATTGTTCCTTGCATAAACGTTTGCAATATGCTCGAATATTTTGTCATCAGGAGTAATACTCGATTGACCTAAAACAGAGAATGCAAGAAACGCCGATTATTACTGAAGTAAAGAATTATTTCTTTTGTAAAATTTAAATATTAAGGGTTGATTTTGCAGTATCCTAGAGAGGTGCTTATTTATCAATTAGGTGTTGATTTTTCGAACAACCAAGACCCTTAACAATAGTCTAAACTGAAGATCAATTGAGCAACATCGAGGTAGGCTGATACTGTATGTATACCAAAAAAATTTCTGCACTTTCTGAAGCATCTGCACTTCACTGAAATTTTTATCATCTACTAAATATGAAAGTAAAATTTCATACTCACTCTCGTACCCATATTTGGTCTTCGTCATTTTATGGAAAGGATAAATAGTAACCACAGCCCCAGCATGTAAGTCCCCGGCTAAAACGAATGAAACATTCCTATTCCACTCTTTTATGGCTTTTGTTTCGACCTGTTCTACTTCCTCTTCTCCTGGTACAAAATTAGGAAAGTTTCTGTTCAGATCGTAATCATCCAGATTGTTCCTCCCCTCAAGTCCCGCACAATCACCAATTTCGGCAACCTCCCAACCATCCGGATTTAAGCACGGTAAAATATGAATCCTGGTATTATCAAGCAGCCAGCGAATCCTGTCGTTTTCGTCATAGTTTGATATCAAATACTGAAATGAAGGTTTCGGAGTTCTATATCTCACAGTTAGTTCAGTTGGAAGCCTAAAATTGCATTTAgaatgagaaaattcaaaagtTTTGGTGATAATCTGGTGTGCAACAAACCGATCGTATTTTGTTCGGTAAACATCTGCATGAAAAGTGGTGATATTGATGAGGGGCTAAGGTTAAGGAAGAAAGAACATTTTACTGAAAATATAACGTCGAGGCCTCGTTTTAATATCTGCATAATCCAAGGAGAGGTTAAGTACTACCTTCGAATACTGGTACTGCTAGGAACCCATTGGTGCAGGAGGAGAAGAAtgtaaaatgttttttcttgataAAGGGAAAGAACATACTTCTCTAAGAGAAATTACATTCCTATTTAGATTTTGATACTGTAGAAAGCGAAATACTGCACCTATTTTATATCACGAAGGTTCATTCTGAGTTTAGATGATAGCAATCACTATTGTGACAGAAACCTAATGATTATCATAGGAGCTATTGAAAGAGCTTTACCTCAATCAAATGGAGAAGGATTTCCCTGCCAGGTGTTTCATTTCCGTGAATATTCCCTGTCAATTGGATGTTTGGAActgtttccgaattattcttGGCTGCAGTCAGCTCAAAAACTAGAAGATCACGACCTGCGAAGATCATGAATTATCTCAGGAAACAGATAAATGTGAATTCTCTATGTTATTCTATAAAACTTCTTGAACCAAAGCTAGTAAGGAACATTCTTGTGAAGTAGTCTTTTGGTACTCTCCAATTCTAATTAATTCTAAAGAGAACTCATCAGGATAATGAATACGAATGCACTGAAACGCACTTCATTGAGCCCTCAATTTATACATGGAAAAATATGTATCTGAATCATTTGTGAGCgaaataattatattatattgtgGTATATTGTGCAATTTTTCACAGATTGATAAAAAATTGtcgaaaatagtttttcaagagtttattgaaagtgcagATTTCACAATATAACAATTTAGACTCACCCCCTTTAGACTTTCCAATCGAATACACCCTGGCTTCAAGTGGTTCCCTCACGTTTTCGCTAAATTCATACATCAATCGTTCTAATTCATCTTGACTATGGTACCTGAATTCCAAACTGAACACGTAAACTATCGAGATCAAAAAGAATATCAGAATGTAATGTAGATTAACGTAAGGAGCCATCTTCAACAATCTAAGTATTATATTCAATCATCTTTCGACGTGTATGGAATGAATGTCCTAGTTACCGTCCTATAGGGCCCTCCCAGAGTTATTATTCTATTACGAACAGGGAAGTGAAATGAATCTTCCAATTTGAAACGAGATAATGTATAGGAGGTTTTTGACAGAGTGTATATTTGAAGTTGAGGAAATGAAGTAGGGACATTTAAATCCTCGTTCCAAGGAACAAAAGTGTTATCACTTTGAGCAAATGTgtgtaattttcgaatattgagCCAAAAATGAAGATTCGTGGTTGAATTCAATTCTTCTGTCCGTCTGTTCTGAGTTTACACTGCAACTTCCAACAAGAAAGAATAGCTAAGTTCTAATTAAGGGTTAATTTAATTGGCAAAACCTATCCTATGGTCTCAGAGTTACCAAGGCACTTTTGGAAAGAGTATCGACCCTATTGGATTAACTCAGTAGCAGGTAGTAAAAAATGGCTGGATAACAAACTTGTAGAAGTCATCCCAGATAGTGGAGGTTTTTGAAACTTCAGAATTAAAGGGTAGGCTGTAAACTATGTGATCTAGAAAACAACTCCCATGGGGGACACAATAAACCTTAAGAACGCAGTGCAATGAAACCCTTCTTAAATCTACAATAATACGTGAATTTGATAAATACTCTACATTCTCCATAACAAGACACCCCTATCGCGTTACCTTCGGAATACAGAATTATTTTTACCCCTCCTTCAAAACCATTCGGTTTTATGGTTagatttttgaagttttcaagGATTTTCTTTGGTCCAGTATTTGATACAATTCCAGATTTCAAATTGACACTACCGAAATGTTAGTGACATAAATCCATTCAAACTCAGTTCCAGTTCAGTTTGTATTATTCACAAGAGTAATTTCCGTTTTATGCTTCTTATTTTCGAAACCCTGTCAAAAACTGCTGAAAAATGTCCGTTGTGAAACCCCTATTTTCGAATCAAAAAGCCTCACTTGCCTGTTACAATCCCCCCAAAGGAAAACCACTCAGTAGGAAAAACGTGAGAAGAATTGGCGTTAGAGATGTACCACGATTGTATTCTCTGAGGAATTCTATAACTGATAAGCTGTTCGGTGATGCTGATATTTATGACATAGTGTAAGGGAACGAAGAAATCCTGATTGGTAAGCCAAAAAGGGAGTTTTTGATTCACCCATAATTTTTCGATGACGTCAACTTTCTTGGTCTCAGCGGCAAAAGGATGGCCataccaaattttgcccatAAATTTTCAGTCATTCGACATATTGATACAagttttgaactctcatcaacATCAGTTTCTATTTCA
Above is a window of Coccinella septempunctata chromosome 5, icCocSept1.1, whole genome shotgun sequence DNA encoding:
- the LOC123312785 gene encoding carboxypeptidase D-like, with product MAPYVNLHYILIFFLISIVYVFSLEFRYHSQDELERLMYEFSENVREPLEARVYSIGKSKGGRDLLVFELTAAKNNSETVPNIQLTGNIHGNETPGREILLHLIEYLISNYDENDRIRWLLDNTRIHILPCLNPDGWEVAEIGDCAGLEGRNNLDDYDLNRNFPNFVPGEEEVEQVETKAIKEWNRNVSFVLAGDLHAGAVVTIYPFHKMTKTKYGYESQSSITPDDKIFEHIANVYARNNVVMYQQTIFCDNETFPGGITRGASWYYFLGGMQDYNYIEHGTMALTFEISCCKYPPEENLTEIWEQNKKSLIMFCCEANRGVTANVRESNTGKPITNANVTILGIDKVIHTNEDGRLWKILLPGKYYLRVDADGYETVENTFIVEYEDEEFPKLTKLEIVMNRS